One window of the Pelmatolapia mariae isolate MD_Pm_ZW linkage group LG15, Pm_UMD_F_2, whole genome shotgun sequence genome contains the following:
- the LOC134643508 gene encoding cholesterol 24-hydroxylase-like, giving the protein MALSSLLLSLAARALTFLFFLLVIAFLGYCLYIKYIHMKYDHIPGPPRDSFFFGHLPTMLKTMKNDGIMHDKFLEWAEKYGPVYRINVLHYVSLCTYCPEATKEILMSPKYPKDKSVYKRLFYLFGQRFFGDGLVTARDHEQWYKQRRIMDPAFSSLYLRGLMGTFNERAEKLMDKLAELADSKTEANMLQLVNCVTLDVIAKVAFGVDLDLLKNSSPFPKAIETCLKGMVTYLSDIFFEYNPKNRRYVNEVREACRLLRTTGAKWISERKTAMQNGDEVPKDILTQIIKTASQEENMTEEDEEFMLDNFVTFFIAGQETTANQLAFCVMALGRHPEILEKAKKEVDDVIGMKRDISYDDLGELVYLSQVLKETLRIYPPAPGTSRDVAEDMVIDGIHIPGGFSVVFSTYVSGRLERFFKDPLKFDPDRFHPDAPKPYYCYYPFALGPRSCLGQNFAQMEAKVVMAKLLQRFDFTLVPGQTFDILDAGTLRPKSGVLCTLSHRDYKNK; this is encoded by the exons ATGGCACTTTCCAGCCTGCTTCTGAGCCTGGCTGCTCGGGCGCTTAcgtttctcttctttctgctcGTCATTGCGTTTCTTGGCTACTGCTTGTACATTAAATACATTCATATGAAGTATGACCACATCCCCGGGCCGCCGAGGGACAG ttttttctttggacacttaCCAACGATGTTGAAGACGATGAAAAATGACGGAATTATGCACGACAAATTTCTGGAGTG GGCCGAGAAGTATGGACCTGTTTACAGGATAAATGTGCTTCACTACGTTTCACTGTGTACGTACTGTCCAGAGGCCACCAAG GAAATCCTGATGTCCCCAAAATACCCCAAAGATAAATCTGTCTACAAAAGACTCTTTTACCTGTTTGGTCAAAG aTTTTTTGGTGATGGCCTGGTAACAGCACGGGATCATGAGCAGTGGTACAAACAGCGACGCATCATGGACCCTGCGTTCAGCAGCCT gTATCTGAGAGGTCTAATGGGAACCTTCAATGAGAGGGCAGAGAAACTGATGGATAAACTTGCAGAGCTTGCTGACAGTAAAACAGAAGCTAATATGCTTCAGCTTGTCAACTGTGTCACCCTGGATGTTATTGCTAAG GTTGCCTTTGGGGTGGACTTGGACCTCTTGAAGAATAGTTCACCTTTCCCTAAAGCCATTGAGACATGTCTGAAAGGAATGGTTACCTATCTTAGTGACATATTTTTTGAG TACAATCCAAAGAACAGACGATACGTCAATGAGGTGAGGGAAGCGTGCCGCCTGCTCCGTACAACTGGAGCCAAGTGGATCAGTGAGAGAAAGACCGCCATGCAAAACGGTGACGAGGTCCCCAAAGACATCCTGACACAAATCATCAAAACTGCAAGCCAAG aggaaaacatgactgaagaagatgaagaatttATGCTGGAcaattttgtgacatttttcattGCAG GCCAAGAAACAACAGCCAATCAACTGGCTTTTTGCGTCATGGCGCTTGGAAGACATCCTGAAATACTGGAGAA agCAAAGAAAGAGGTCGATGATGTCATTGGGATGAAACGTGACATAAGCTATGATGACTTAGGAGAGCTGGTCTACCTGTCACAG GTGCTGAAAGAGACTCTGAGAATTTACCCCCCAGCTCCGGGCACGTCTCGTGATGTTGCTGAAGACATGGTGATTGATGGTATCCACATACCCGGGGGATTTAGCGTTGTT TTCAGCACCTATGTGAGTGGGAGACTGGAGAGATTCTTCAAGGATCCCCTGAAATTTGATCCAGACAGATTTCACCCAGATGCTCCCAA GCCTTACTACTGCTACTACCCCTTTGCCCTCGGTCCTCGCTCGTGTCTGGGACAGAACTTTGCTCAG aTGGAGGCTAAAGTGGTGATGGCCAAACTGCTCCAGAGGTTTGACTTCACTCTTGTCCCGGGACAGACCTTTGACATCCTGGATGCTGGCACACTCAGACCAAAGAGTGGAGTGTTGTGCACTTTGAGTCACAGGGactacaaaaataaatga